A window of Ruania suaedae contains these coding sequences:
- a CDS encoding HAD-IIA family hydrolase — MNVTLLGCERPLQEEYDVALLDLDGVVYRGAHGVEHAPEAIAAARAAGMRSMFVTNNAARSPQTVARHLTDLSVPTGPEEVTTAAQAAAALVAGEADESTRVLAIGGDGLREALLEQGLTVVDSAADAPTVVVQGFAPSLGWADLAEAVYAITAGASHIASNIDATLPTERGMAPGNGSLVAAVVHATGVQPRSTGKPQPEIFQQAASRAGGRHPLVVGDRLNTDLAGARAAGFAGLHVLTGVDGIGEVLCASPGERPSYLAADLRGLAHAHPQPQRQGEAWVCGEARAVVRSRELTLERAGGAVAFGAQPVTLDEFRAAAAAAWDASDAAGVATILTDVPDVVLAAD, encoded by the coding sequence GTGAACGTGACACTGCTCGGATGTGAGCGTCCCCTGCAGGAGGAGTACGACGTCGCGCTGCTCGACCTCGACGGTGTGGTCTATCGCGGCGCGCACGGTGTCGAGCACGCGCCCGAGGCCATCGCTGCTGCCCGCGCCGCCGGCATGCGCTCGATGTTCGTGACCAACAACGCGGCGCGTTCGCCGCAGACGGTGGCCCGCCACCTGACCGATCTCTCGGTCCCGACCGGGCCCGAAGAGGTCACGACGGCGGCCCAGGCCGCCGCAGCACTGGTCGCCGGTGAGGCCGACGAGAGTACCCGGGTGCTGGCCATCGGTGGCGACGGCTTGCGCGAGGCGTTGCTCGAGCAGGGCCTGACGGTCGTGGACAGTGCGGCGGACGCACCGACGGTGGTGGTGCAGGGCTTCGCTCCCTCGTTGGGATGGGCCGACCTGGCCGAGGCGGTCTATGCGATCACGGCAGGTGCGAGCCATATCGCCTCGAATATCGACGCGACGCTACCCACCGAGCGCGGGATGGCCCCGGGGAACGGGTCCCTCGTCGCGGCCGTGGTGCATGCCACCGGCGTGCAGCCGCGGTCCACGGGCAAGCCGCAACCGGAGATCTTTCAGCAGGCCGCGTCCCGCGCCGGTGGCCGCCACCCGCTCGTCGTCGGGGATCGGCTCAACACCGACCTGGCGGGGGCACGTGCGGCCGGTTTTGCCGGCCTGCACGTGCTGACGGGCGTGGACGGGATCGGTGAGGTGCTGTGCGCCTCCCCGGGGGAGCGACCCAGCTACCTCGCTGCGGACCTGCGCGGTTTGGCGCATGCGCACCCCCAGCCCCAGCGGCAGGGCGAGGCGTGGGTGTGTGGTGAGGCCCGCGCCGTCGTGCGTTCGCGTGAACTGACCCTGGAGCGCGCCGGCGGCGCGGTGGCCTTCGGCGCTCAGCCGGTGACCCTCGACGAGTTCCGGGCGGCAGCAGCGGCGGCCTGGGACGCGAGTGACGCGGCCGGGGTGGCGACGATCCTCACCGACGTGCCCGACGTCGTGCTCGCCGCCGACTGA